GGAGCGCGTCAGGTGGCGGCGGAGGACGAGCAGTCGTCGGAGTGGTACTTCTTCAGCTTCAAGGACCGCAAGTATCCGAGCGGCACCCGCACCAACCGCGCCACGGCGGCCGGGTTCTGGAAGGCCACCGGCCGAGACAAGCCGGTGATGTCGTCTCGGAGCCGTGGCGTGATCGGCATGAGGAAGACGCTCGTCTTCTACAGGGGCCGGGCACCCAACGGTAGGAAGACCGACTGGATCATCCACGAGTACCGCCTTCAGACCAGCGAGCATGCCCCCACACAGGTCCGTTATTATTCAATTCTTCAGTTCTTCTTCTGTTCTTCCTATTGAGAATTTATCGTTGATGGTGATGATGCAGGAGGAAGGTTGGGTGGTGTGCAGAGCGTTCCAGAAGCCGGCGCCGAACCAGAGGCCGTCCTACATCTTCCTGCCGCCATACGCCGCCGCTCCGGGCCTCGGCGGCTACTACGACACGCGGCCTTGGCTGCACGGCCAAGTCGGCGGCGACCACCATTTCCTGCAGAGCGCCGCTGGCGCTGCCGGAGCCGGCGCACTCGGGTTTCCCGGCCAGGGCGCCCAGTATTCCTCTGACGAGCTGCTGGACTCCAAGCAGAGTCTCTTCGGCAACATCCCACAGCTCATCGAGAGCCCACCGACGACCACCGCCGTTGCCGGTTGCGGCGACACCGGCTACGGCATCGGCCAGCATGGAGAGGTAGCTGCTGGCATCGACTGGAACTTTCTGGACAGCCTGCTGTCCACGACGCAGCTCCATGAATACTCTGCTACGGCTGCCTCACAGCTTCACCTGCAGCAGTGAAGTAGAGTTAGCAGACATACTGTAGCAGCACCGATTTCATTGTATACATGATTTGCTAATAATTAGTATCATTGGATAGTAGATGATGTCCATGTGCATCTGTTGCACTGGACACTTGGTTGTACCTAGATAGACTAGCTACTCTGTTTCACTTACTGAGTCCATGTGTCTACTGTAGATCACTCTGTTCCACTTACTGAATATATGTGTTTCATTGTAGGCTACTCTGTTTCACTTGGTAAATTTCAGGGACAGTtggattatctaggcatgatttgCTAATAGTACACCACTAGCACAGAGCACAGGCAGTATAGAGCGTAGATGGTGGACCTCCATGTCCATGTGTTTGTGTTGCACCTGGTTGACACTTGTACCTAGCATAGTGGCGTGTGTTCTAGTTTTCAACAGATACACAGAGCACTCTGTTCAACTCAATGATGAATTTATTGAGCAGCTGATCATCATCACTCAGTAGTAGATGTTTCACTCAATCAATAACCTTTCATTTCGCCATACGCGTGATATAACTTTGGTTGATCTTTCTGGGCCGTTCACGAGCGGTTAATTAAATGTATGATGTGCCCACGCGGATTATAGTTAACATGATCGAGCGTGATAGTGAGTGGATTAATTGAGTTTTCCCTGTCAATCATCTTTTCTGGTGTAACTAATTTACGCGTCATGAGATTTTAGGTTTGAATCGTAATTAAGTTGAGATGCAGACAGATGGATGGGTCTCCTACTCACCATCTATAGTCAACAAAGTGACAGGGACTTGCACTGCCTTGATCAAGCTTTTAAATCTAGGCCGATACGACTGATATATAGGCCAGTATATCACTTTTGGGGCTCTACCGATATAAACATAACATATCATTTTCAAACGTATCATCCGATACGGACCGAAATATCGACCGATATGGCCGATATCTAGCCCGATATGTCCACCTAGTGGCGGAGCCAGCTCGGCCGGCGAGCCGGGGCAAAGTACACGGCGTTCCTGTCTGCCAGTTTTTTGCCCCTACAAATCGTTGGTTAGCCCTCCATTTACTGCTCCTATTCAAACAAGAATGCATGGCTGAGCCCGGGCAGCTGCCCCGAGTAGCCGGGAGGTGGCTCCGCCACTGTTTCCACTGATATAGAACGATACGTAGATGACAACAATTCTTACTGGAAAGGAGTGAAATAACATTATGAATTTACAACTTCATAATATATTATCAAAGTCATGCACAATATGTTtcatacaaatgcatatatatTGTATGGTTTTTAATCATAGAGTAAGGATTTTGTGAATCTTTCCTCAATAGTTTCTTAATCAATAAGTTAATAAACTATAAATCTAAAACTTTTATGTTAAAGTGTTGAATCATAGTACATTTTATTTTACTAAAAATAAATGTTTTGAACAAGAATAATGAAAAAATAGACATGTTTTCTCCGATATATCTACATATCCCTGGATATCTGACATCCGATATGTTGAAGCCAAACTGATACAAACCCGATATCCGGTATTTTGAAGCTTGGCCTTGATATTATGTATCTCGAGTACATATTGTTGCTTGTGGCTGTTGTATAATGTTGATCATTAAAATGTTCTTTTCTGAACGGGATCAATCGGTTGGTGAATATGTATGAGATCGATGAAATGCATAATAAACAGAAAGGAAGGGGATTTAATTCCGCTTCATAAACTTACAAAAAAAATCGTATTTCTAGATTTTTATATATTCCGGGATGTAAAGCTAACATGCAGGTATTCCTTACTCATGAGAGTTTCTAATCGTGTGGCAATGATATTTTGCAAAtataaaaaaaaatcatgtttcctGTCACAACATCACTAATTATCGTGTTATGTTATTGTTTTTCATAGGCCACTGACATCATCGTCGTCGCCATCCATATTACTACTTTTGTAGTGCAATATTCACTAATGGTTTTTTCAAGCGAGCTGAGCATAGCTATACTTGACATGGGTGCTTGCAATTTTCTTGATTTTATTCCATGCTTTCGGTACTACTTTATTAGTGGTACCGTGTGTGCGTCAATTACATCGTGTCTGTGGCAACTTCATCTATCTCAAAATCTGTCAACTCAATAtgtcgaaggtgctcatagggttgTGTATGTGTGCACGTGTTTTCTAAGCATCTATGTATGTACTATCTTTCACAAATGAATGAATCTTTTCAAAACAAAATATGCCAcaccttttgaaatatatctagaGACCTACATTTTTATTGCCTTCTTCCACTAAGTATACAAGTAATATATCTAATGAAAAAAATCATGTCTTACAATTTTTTATAATCTTGTAATACAAAATATATTATGAAAAATCATACTATATCAGAAATACAATAAATCCATACATGGCACACCGCGGTATTAACCATATACATGAATATCTGACACAATTTCTTGTCATTATGTGGAACAAATTGAACAAGTGCTTAAATTTATTCTTGGGGTATGCCATGTATGATAATAATTTGTGTGTGCAACTCACAAAACTTGTAGTATAATGTTTACCATCGAAATCGAAAGACTTCATGTACTATGTTTATCATGGACCATTCTAAAAGTGATGCATGAAGGAAATTAAAATGTAAATGGAACATGTTATGTTTTGACTAAGCATAAGATTATGTGCATTCTGAAAACCATAGAGACTTCTTGCTTTCTTTAATTGCACTTACATTAGGAAGAAAATCATATATGCATAGGGATAACACTCCTCTATAGCATTACTACCTCTCATTAGCCTCTGTGTGGGAGCTTTTAAACATACCACATTTTGAAATATATTCAGATAGGGAGCCTCCCCCTCCATCCCGGGGTCCATTTTAAAAAATCCCAGGTTTTTGGGTCCCAGGTTTGTTTCATGGGTCCTACTTCATGAGATTTCTCGGTTCTTCTTCAGATTACTCTCATTTTCCATACAT
This region of Triticum aestivum cultivar Chinese Spring chromosome 2D, IWGSC CS RefSeq v2.1, whole genome shotgun sequence genomic DNA includes:
- the LOC123050838 gene encoding NAC domain-containing protein 30; its protein translation is MLAMEQHHEEESCVPPGFRFHPTEEELVGYYLARKVAAQKIDLDIIQEVDLYRIEPWDLQERCGGGRGGPGARQVAAEDEQSSEWYFFSFKDRKYPSGTRTNRATAAGFWKATGRDKPVMSSRSRGVIGMRKTLVFYRGRAPNGRKTDWIIHEYRLQTSEHAPTQEEGWVVCRAFQKPAPNQRPSYIFLPPYAAAPGLGGYYDTRPWLHGQVGGDHHFLQSAAGAAGAGALGFPGQGAQYSSDELLDSKQSLFGNIPQLIESPPTTTAVAGCGDTGYGIGQHGEVAAGIDWNFLDSLLSTTQLHEYSATAASQLHLQQ